tTGGTATGTTTTATGATCCTTTGCAGAACCACAGTCCTTGCCCTTCTGATATCACGGCTACACGTATCAGCTTGCACCCCCAAGTCCTCAACGTTCTTCATGAACACACCCAGCTTCTTCTTTATCTCCTCCACCCCAATCTTCACAGCTTCTTCTTCGATCACAAAATCAACATTCTGCAAAAGCGCTTCGACCTCAATCTCCAGTCTATCGATTAAAACGCGAATGTTGTCCAGGTCTTTAATGGCGATGTAAGTGCCCACTTGCATTGAACTGATCATCTCCTTCTGCCCTTTCAATGCATGTTCATAGTTTTTCCATAGAGAATCAATCCATTTCCCCATGGATCCCAATGGGATAGAAGAAGCAGCAGCAAGAGCTGCAGCAACGGGCGGGGCAGCCATGGCTGCGGCCACAACCGAGCAGATCAACACAGTAGCAAAAGTAGCAGCAAATATGATGCTCGAAACCTTCCTCCAAGAATGGATGTACTTCAGTTTCTTATCCAGCTTGTTCTTCCGAAGCTGCAGCTTCTCAAGCATCGATATTTGTTGCTTATAAACGGATTGAAAGATTTGAAAGAACTCTTCACTGAAAGGATCACCAGCTGCCTTGAAATTCTTCAACTCCTCCAAAGTCCTCACATACCTATGCCCAGCTCCCATGTCATTCTCCTCCTCGAACTGCTGCAGTGCTACGAGAATCAGCAGCTGGCTATCGCGAGCACGTTTCAAGCACTTCTCTAAGGCGGTGCAGAAATCAAGAGTCTGCAAGCTACTTTCAAAGTACTCCTCAACGAGTTCAAACAATTCTTGGCTCTTCCATATATCTTTCTTGCATTCCAAGATAACTTTAACAACCTCCTGGTTCATCTCCAAAAGGCATTCAGTCACCTCCTTCAAAGAATCAAAAGAAAGTGCTCGAACCTCAACCCCCGCTGCGAGAGTATTAATCACATGACTCGTTCGAGCTTGCAAGGACGTGTCAAAGGTCTGCAAGTCCGTATCAAGCCTGCACGCCGCTTCATAGGAGCTGAGTTCTGTCGTAAACTGAGACGATGTTTCACTTGTCTTCTTGCTCATATTTCCTCCCATATCttcaatacaaaaataattaaatcaatcaaGTATTGACACTGCCGTTGTGGGATATACAAGAATTTTGATTATGCAAAATCTATGATAAAAAGATTGAATATTTCTTTGACAAGAGAACAAAACGTGTGAGGTAAGGCAAAGGGAATGCGATGGggttatctttataaaatggaAACTCTACAGAGGAGATATAGAAAAAAACAAGATGTGAATGAGGAATGAAGAAGcttaaagagaataaaaacCGTTAAGGGCCAAGCAAAtttggggggaaaaaatgAGGGGGTGGGGTGGGAGATTTAAAGCATTAGCTTGCACGCAtgagtaaaataaaatggaatgatcatcatcatcatcatcatcaacacacatacacatataaaaatagaaatcaaaCCCAGGAAgcaatatgtgtgtgtgtctctaaattttctttacaaTTTCAACGCGCAAAGCAAAAGTCACCAAACAAAGGGAAAGAGCTGTAACTAGCTTTTGAAGCTGGCTTCTGCTCCAAGACTGGGGAGTAAAGTGATACAACCTAAATGGAAGAAAACACGTGGCCcatttaaatgaataatttctGTTTTTCTGGGGGCAGTATGGTAATTTAAAAAGTAGCGCAGCCGCAACTTTTTGTGCGAAATGACGAGATTAGCCTTTTCATTAATCACCTGGGTGACTTAAGTTTAtccaattaattatatatcccTAATCTTGCTATTACGTACTAATTATAGAGTGATGCTATTGCTAATTATATGCATGTTGACTGTTGTCTGTTGAGTTCTGTTAAGTCCTTTTCGAGAtttatgaagaagaagaagaacgtTAGCTCGAAGTGTGACACATAATGTTGATGTTCTGAAATTAAGTAATGTCgatcataaatttcaaaaacttaaaaataaaaaataaacttaagtAATTTGATGgaggtaatttaatttagtaaaaagaaattacaattAAGAATATATAGTAGAATTTCGATAAATTATAAGAACAATTAAGATCAAGTGTGtgcatgtaataaaaacaaacataccCAGTTGATTGTTCTTGAGATTTGCTGATAAATAATTCACTAAGAGCCTGAAATCAAAGCAACTTCTccaaagtaattaattttcaccAATGAAGGCTGCCTTAGCTTTGATGGTTAAACGGATATAGTGAGCAGCACACAAGCAACCATTTGGTTATTTATACCTGAAAATTGAAACTTGTTAGCCAAGAAAATTCAACATTTTGccactttcaaaattttgtaaattatatcTATAATCCACGTAAAAAAGTTGGTCATGATACCGAAATTCAGTTGCTAatcatttgtattttcttttccatcaatttatatataaaatgtgTAAAACCATATTCATATGGCAAAACGTGACGATTTTAAAAAGATGATACATACCAATTTTACGTGCACGAAAGAACTTAATTATAgtttatcataaaattgtagacaaaaaaaaaaaaatccccttTTGGCCTGTTTTAACGTTAtcatatgataattatttaaaacttcGTGTCACGATATGTActaaaaatcattatattaATGCGTAACGTATGTGCGCATTGAAAAATTAGAGCAATTACAtagtaaaaattatgatattaattgtacaaaaatggcaaaaaaaaacaaccgttatcctaaaattaggtttctgtaaatatatataatgttcatacaaataaataataaaattctccaATTGAGTGGCTGTTTCGTAATTTCGAGCACATCCAGGgatgttttaatttgtagggGGTTTCAAGTTGTTTTCCCAGGAAAGCTACGCGGTCGCACTCAGATGACACGTCAGGCTAGAGGACGCGTGGCGGTAATCTAGTCGGTGCCGCCATTATGGGGAGAGTTCAAAAAAACTTGATTCTACGCTACGTCACACAGAAGAATCTTCCTTTCGTCACGTGCTTGGATCACTCCCGGTTCCGGTTCTTGTTCTcctgtttgcttttttttcaCGATACACgtgatttgtttttgttgtttgtaaaatctttttgtaaataaagatgatgaagaaaagGGATCATATCATCTTGTTAAATTTATCCTTATTGTAACAGCTGGATTTTGATTCCTGGTATTAtgcgaaaaaaaaatgcattatgCATCCACATTTTCTTGGAATTTGTTTggtttcttggagaataaggTTTAACTTTAATGTTGTGTATCTTCTCTGAGGTACAATATGatgagttttgattttatcGTTGATAAAATTGATCCACGCAAGTTATAACAACTAATACGATAAGTAACGTTACTTATTTCGTTCCTGTTTGAAATTGAGGTGCTGTAATttctgttataaaaaaaaaagttataaatatgaaaaaaaagttaataataatttgtaataaatataaattttatataataattttaacaaaattattagagatttaataaatttttcataatataagtaaaaaattatataaacataaCTTTTACGTTAcgactagggatggcaatgggcaccgcccgcagcgggtttgccattaccaaacccaaacccgcacaaaatttaaattaccaaacccacccgcaacccgcagcgggttttaattttttaaaaaaaacccacccgcagcgggttttaacaattaccaaacccgcaatggtatccggcggattttttgcgggtttccgtatttaaaatcacaaatatttaatatataaatttataataataacctcaagttccatataacatattcaattttatatttaaacaatgtaaatgaaaaattaaaatttccacatcaattcaacacaaattctcaaatttaagtataaattatacaaatctatttaaaaaacacaaactaatatctaaaaataataattacatttcatattatcatttaaaacaagatcaaagagaatatatttattttattcaccaccataagcacccatctAACACAAtgcctaaaataataattaagattaatattttcaaatactaattcgaagggaaatgcctttagttttctttaggttatgactttagaataagAGATGAGccatatacacacatacacaactttgagccttttgctatttgttaatttgattaattacattattttctttatatatttttatatttaaattaaattaaaaatatttgaaaaaaattattgcgggtttggtggatatccatgcgggtatccaccgggtataaggttaataccaaacccacccgcatccatatgcgggttttaatttataatactaaacccgcccgcaacggataaaattacccgcaacgggcgggttttggcgggtgggtttgggcgGGTTTGTGGAtttgcgggtacaattgccatccctagttaCGACAGCTAGTAGCTCTAACTGTCcaatctcaatcccaaacacaTCATTCACGGAGCATAACTAATTAACTAGTAATTTGAAgacttttttataatttcttataaataaaaatttgaaattattatcttttaattattatacagAGATATAAAGTGAATGAATTAGTGACTACTAgaccaaaatttattttttaagaatattgaAAATCTTTCtatgtaattattatataactaGCATTTAGACTTTGGAGTATTCCTGACTTGCTCCTTCTtgtaaaattgttttttaaaataatcaatttattattattcgtACTTCTGTGTCAAGCTACCCGTTGgaacatttaattttcatgCTTAAAATGTGAGCTCAAAACGAGTCTAGTAAAACCCTTATGTTACATCGCTCGACCCGTTTTACACCTCTTAAATGATATTGACATATAACTTAAGATATATAATGAAATGTTTTAggaataatattgttatacaAGTCCTGGCTCTATTGTTTCAAGTgacaatttatatatattacaaatcaTGAACAATATATAGTTACATTATTGTTCACGGGCGGTGACCATTCATATTGGCTTTAAATGCAACtgggatttctttttttgaaagaatatgttaatttgattttaatttcattactcccaaggaaaaaaaatatttgttattgcCCATTAAGTGTATAAGTAAGTACcactaatattaattaattaatagtataatTGCAAGTTGAGTTTATCGTGGATTGCATGACTGGCTTTAATTAGGGCAATTAAGGCATAATGAATGCCATTCAAGCCAAGTTTACATAAGGCTTGATGTTCCAAAATTATACGTAAAACAATGCCTTAATCAAACCAAAACATCATAAACAACCGATATTTGAAAGCAAACGATCCAAACCAATCATTTTGTTGTACACTGTAGCAAGTTggaatataattaattaaaaccaaAGTCAAAAGTGATTGAAGCTTACTACGAACGAACTAGCTTGGGcttaataatagttttaataCACTTCTTAGGATTgtctcaatttatttatttttaatttttttccatttttaggtcggtaatcatttttaaaaggTGCTATTCAAGTCTCctacatattaattaatagagaatttttttaatatatggaAATAAATCGTCACAAACTCACAACAGAGGTGTTACTAAAAGTctccataaatttttttattctaacaaatattttattccatatttttattaaaagataaaaaaaatatatgctaTATGATGACGATTATGGAGATCAATTGTCAAATTCATTTCAACACTTGGTTCATAAGAATAAAACCATCTTTTATGCGGTAACTTCAGATCAAATACTAAGAAAAAGGACGTCACCACTCACCAAGGCAAAGGCCCCACTCTGTGTGAAACCGCCCCCCTGCCGACGCGTGTCGGACCAAGTTGAAGCGACGTAAACGGCTCTTCTCTTGCGAGTTTTCGGGATTAATCCAATCATGGGATAAAATGGATGATAGCCTCTGCCAAATTTGGGAATGACAAAAAAGTTCGGTCTGGCCTCAAGTCTGAGCCGGTCGATCCATTTCCACGGGCTTCAATCTAATTCTCCTATACGAGGATCTGGATGAGAGTTTGGAAAAAAACTTTGATCAAGCGTTAGcactttattttatagaaaataaatttataaattaaaataataaatttaaatttaaaaagcttaaatttctaatttatatattaataattaatcaaaaaatttaaaattataatattaaactctcttttaagtgttaattaaataagagagtgtttgaattaaaaaatcagtactaaaaaaattaagaataaactcCACATGataataagttatatttgttGTAAGTCTCGTCTTAATAAACTTACCTGtacatattaataatatttcaaaaatatttgccatgttacattaaataattaagatagaacaaaatatatttctaaaGTTGCTTGTGACAatgatttattctttaaagttGCAACCACATTTTTCAACTTGCGAGTATGTATTAATTGGTCAGCATAGACACTTAATAATTggtcaacaaaataattaatttattaatgtctatACATTGAATTTGActcattaatttatcaatacaTGACATAATTTACCTCTATATCACTTGCATTAGAGataattaagcaaaaataataatttttgcatTATACGTCTATCGAGTTATAACCTCTTTATCAGAATAAATTTCTCCAGTCCCAATAATATGACTATATAGAGGTTTactgtattttatttttaaaattttattttctttaattcattgttaattataataacttgattattattaactcatttcaagtttacaacaattaaaaaaaataagtaaaggCTCAAGCTCAACTATTGCACCTCTACTCTAATGGCCTTGGGCTTGGGCTTGGGCTTGGGCTTGAAAAAACTCGGCCTAAACCCTTAATTTGCCGACCCTAGcccaattgattaaattctctattaattgaaatttttatttatttatttattttatgtggaCCTCTAAATCTTATTCATTCTTACTAACTTTAAcactttcaaaatattttatctatactttttttttactttaacatttttatttcaatatattttgtatatgaCGGTTGTGACCCTATTATTGATGAGTCTGCCTCTTTTGAACTCTCTTTTGGaggagaaattttataatatttttgaggTATTATGTCAActatataacaaataaataatgttatgacatatgtatatttgttttaaaaaataacatataattaaaacttacataaaatttaaatacacatgtattaattaattgtattaccCCAtgtttattctaaattttttctgGAACTTCCTTGAACCATGggaaataattgataaaattgtcGTAAAATCTCGAATGCCAAAAACTTTCGCTGCTCTCAcacttatttacaaaaatattagggTAGCGGATATTATGACATATTTTGTCGTCATGAGTCAccacaaaagacaaaagtccATAATtaggtattaaaaaaaattaattcccCCAAATGCACTGAAAAATTTCAAGTaatcataaattaaagaatcGGTTATGACACATTGATTTTTaagatgattaattaaaatctagGCTGTAAATTGTAATACCCCCCGcccccaaaacaaaaaaaaaaacatacaaAATCAATATCGTATGTAGgagtttgtgtgtgtgtataataaTCATCTCTAATCAAAGTTGATTGGTGTGAGTGGTTCGGCACTCTTACTCTTTAAAAGAGATCAGGGGTTCAAGCCTTGCTCTCGTATGGAGTCAACACTTTAGCCAGCATTTTACCCCTTATGAACTGATCCGATGCGAGcagaaattaatttgagttgTGGTACAGACTTAAATGTGCCTCTCACAGTTGGGGTCTACTCAGAACCACCACGTggttcagacaaaaaaataataataatcatctcTAAACTAAGTTATATTTATGTAGGTCTGTATAGTTACAAAAATCAGGGGCCCGAATCCAAGCGTGACTCTTTTGTATGTGGATATGAATTAGGTATTATATAGATACTTTAGTCCCTCCAACGATATAAATTAAGTTCCCAAAGCAAATGCAATCCCTTGACAACACCAATGTCGTCCCGTGACCCCAAGTGGCCCATGGTAATGCCAATTCTGCCAACTCTTTGTTCACGAGCACAAAGAATTTTGTGCCCTTTCTGAATCAAAACCATGCATATGCTTAACCCTAAACCATCAAACTTTCTCGCCCATTAATTTCTATATAAATTAACTCATCCATACCTCAAATTCCAACCCAAAAACAACAAGTTtaagagagaagaaagaaaaagacaataGGTAAAATAGAGATGGAGGCATATGTAAAGCTTCTCATTTTGGCAGTGATTCTAGGGCTAGCCATTGGCTCCGTGCCCACGGGGGTCAACGGCGATGGCTTGTGCCGCATGACCAAGGACGGTCTTACAGCTTGCCAACCGGCTGTGGCTGCCTCGAACCCTTCTCCTCCTTCTACAGCTTGTTGCTCGGCTTTGTCTAAGGCTGACTTGCAATGCTTTTGCGTGTTCAAGAACTCTAgggttttgagtttttatgGAATTGACTTCCATCAGGCCATGCAGCTCCCCGCTAAGTGCAACCTTGGTGACTCTTTCCATTGCTAAGATGATTTGATGGGCCCtattaatcttgtttgtttttctgtgTTATTAGTTTCTTCATTTGTTGtgtgtatttttcttttaaattgttctgtgaattaattatgtattttgtgTGGTTAATGCTCAACTTTTTAGTTAAAGTTGTGTCAATGTCAAGTAAATTGactgttttatttaatttgaattaagaaTCACGATCTTACTTGATTTGATGAACAGttgataattatatatgtatttaacctATTGATCTCCAAGATCTTTTAATTATGAAGTTAATTATAATGATGTCtgcaaaattaaagaagtcaaattCAATTCTTGAACATGTACTTGTTTtcagtaaataattattactcAATGAGGTAATGGAATTGTCATTTTTGCGAAGATTATATATGTTTCAAAGAAATCGagttgtttattaattaatatcatctTGTAATAATATCGCAGCAACCGATTTTGCATAGCATACATTAGTTTAAGTTGCTTTTTATCGCGAAATTGATGGtctttcaaatttaatcatatataGAATGTGGTATTGAATATTTAGTTCCCGTatgataattaactatatatataataggtaaatatacatttttttgcCCTGACTATTGTTGTTGTTCATATTTCGATCTAAGTAAatgtttatgaaatttaatgaaagcTTTTAACGTTAATTCGTAGTCAAAGAGATATATCTTTGgtttcttttacaaataagTATTGATTCAATCGTTAAGATCTTTTATCTATACGtcatattgaaaaaaaaaaaagaaaacaatattcGAATCTCACACACTATAAATGTATTAAATAAAGCTaggtttgatttatttataagaaaagaaaaaaattataaaccaaatgtgaataataaaactattacctattaacttatttttcccatatttgaataaataaaacaacaaaattacaGCATTAATTCATGCATGCGTTTATTGTTAGCGTGCATAGAACACTTATCAatacaaatcaaattttatttcaaaaactcATCAACAATTGCCAATCTAGGCTTCCAATTCATCTCCTTCCATGCATAAGGACCGTCCCTGAATTAACCCATTTgtaaatgttttgttttaatttggttCATTTTGAAAGTATACAATTAAACTGTGTTGATAGATAACTATATATTAATAGCTCATGTTTACCTATATGTTATCTACACATTTCAATTGGCGATTTTATTCCACAACAGTAACACTCCAATTACTAGGTTATCtgtgtatgtatattttattttaaactaagaaaggaaaaaagattCGAAAGCTTATCTATGCCTTTTACTTCTTGATGTGTCACGAATCAACAGCTGCCATAAATAGTTAGTAAAAGTCAAAATTCTATTATCATATACATTGCGCTCATGAATGGAGATGGTAATTtccgggaaaaaaaaaaaaaaaaccgaaggttggattacaaaattaaattcatatgtAGAGAGTTAagattgatgaagaaattcatGAGCATACCCAACAAATTGGCGTCTCGGCTAACGATTTTCTAATTAAAGTAACTTTATGTAAAAGTTCAGATTTGTTTTGCAGTTATGCATAAAAGGAAATTACGTAATTAATCAAGTTGTGGGGTGCATGTCTTTTTATCTACCAAATGCTGTGCATGCATGACAAATTACAGTAATTCAATTTGCATAAtcttttaatagaaaataattttgatatataacCTTATCTGGATTGTAGTATTCTATTATGTTGTCCAATTTAGGCATTAACCAAATACAGTAACCAATCAATTGGTTGCCAAATGTACTAGGTATTCAATTTgtcaaaatgaaaacaagaatTCAGAGTCattttagagagaaaataaataagaccATATTTGGTATTGAGTTGCTATATATTAGAAACTGCAGTcgctaaatgaaaaaaaaattgtgggtatgaaaataattttgatatataacCTTATCTGGATTGTAGTATTCTATTATGTTGTCCAATTTAGGCATTAACCAAATACAAAAaccaatcaattattttaaaaaaaattgacaaaaataataaaattattatttttaattatattaatgttaaatcaaattaacctAACTTTCAAACTATATCCAtaagtgtttaccaaatattttaatattgtacccttttaattttaagttgcAACTACCCAACGACACTACAAGACAAGACGTAAAGTGTTTGGTGACACTTGATATTGTGGCTTGCAAGTTAAAGTTGATTTGATTCCACATTTGCATGATAAAAgacttataatattttgtttcttagtttatcaaaattattatttaaaatttatatttattacactATCAATTTTTTCCATAATTACAGTTTTTGCTTCATAGCGATTGTGGTTTAAAAGCGTCTTGGCAAAAGGAGAAGGATATGCAACGGCGCTGCAGCaccttaatattaaatatagcctaagaattagaaaaaataaattattcatgcgattttttgttaatagaaTTACTCTCATTCTTGACCCCATATAGGAATTTTGTATcttgttcaaataaaaatcatgcTCATGATTATGAATGAAAACgaaaattaatttctcttctaacaaaaagtaatataaaGAACAAGTAATAGCAGTTTCTGATTGCATATAAGTtgtattcaattaaaataaaagcttaCATATTATTGAGTTTTGACCATAGGTCGATAGATTTTGAAAGTAAAAATACTTGCATAAATACGAAAACGTAACTTAGTTAGAAGCACAACGTTACTATCATGCATGAGCcccaatttcttattgttCAAGTGCGGCACTTGATTGATCTATCACTCCCCTCTCAGCATTCTAGTAAATGGCAACAGAAATTTCTTCAGAAAATTCACCCACGAAGCTATGTAACTTTCTTCCCCAacatacttatttttattgcttAATTTTGTTCAGAAAGTCTTCCACTATTGCCACTCCTGGCTTCAAAACGACCTCCTCCCACGCATCTTCAGCATCCTCAGCATCTTTCATGCGTCCCTCAAGGACGTAGGTCGCATCAATCCGATGGATTTTCCACCCAAGCTCATTCCTCAACCGTTTGATCTTCTGCACTTGCTTGTCCACCAACTTACATGTGTTGTCCTTTATTTCTTGAATGGCCTTCTTGAGTAGTAgatccttattattattagtagtcTCATTTTTCACGTTACTTTCAAGTTTTAAATATTCATGCAGCTCCGGAGCCCCGATAGACCGTCGGATGCCCCGGTTGTAATCGGCGTTAGGGTCGAACATGTCCCTGACCTCATCGACGAGGCCAGTTTCGACCATTTTATCGACCCGAATGCCGACGTATTTGTATAAAACAAGCGGATCAACATCCATCCAAATGAAGCAACAGTCATAATTAGCCCTAAAGTTAATTATGGAATCTTCAACAAGTGCTTCAATATAAGTATTCGAGCCACCAACAATGATGGGCAGATggccattttctataattttgtCGATGGCCCTCAGGGCATGTTCACAAAATTCTTCCACCGGATAGTCCGCTTCTGGGTCTACAAACCCTAACAAGTGGTGGGGAACGCCTTGGCGCTCAGACTCAGTGACCTTGTTGGTGGCAATGTCCAGACCTTTGTACACTTGAATCTTGTCCGAGTTAATTGCTTCGCCCGAAAAATGAATCGCAAGGTCGATTGACAGTTTGGTCTTGCCGGTGGCTGTTGCTCCCATTACGAACACAACTTTCTTCTTGTTGAAATTCATGGTGATCACTCGAGTGTACACTGCCaccaaaagaacaagaaaattacataattaaaaattagacgTGGCATTCTGTTTTTGGAATGTAATTACCAGGGTGGTTTGTTTATAAAGAGCATTATTATGACAAGCATAGATCATGGGCTTCCtcaaagaaaaatgcaaaaagaaagaaaacactCGCATGCAGAAGCAACAGTGATAGAAATTAAATGCATGCAAAAAttatatagaaaatataaagtgcagcatttttttcaaaatcgaagtaaaaagtaaaagttttataattaaaaaaataagaaaaagaacattAGTTCTTGGTGGCTAACCTAGATTTTTGCTGATAAAGTTTATATTAGCTATTGTTATTGGTGGCCGATAAATGGTATAaagcttttcaatttatagTACTCACTACTGATATACATGATAACAATCGtagtaatttttcattttttgggaATAAGTTCATGCAAAGAAAGTAATAGCCAGCAAATCCAATTTTTTGAGACAATTTTTGGCAGCAAATCTAAGGATTGTATTTCACAAATCATGAGTACTTGTGCACATTATTAgcataatgaaaaaaaattcatttactTGAGTTTTTTTTGGTACCTTGGATCTGAATTTTTCTACAAGaggtaatattttaataacatccTTTTCTATAGTAACATtctataaaaaattgtaactatcattttttttttgataag
This window of the Citrus sinensis cultivar Valencia sweet orange chromosome 8, DVS_A1.0, whole genome shotgun sequence genome carries:
- the LOC102624816 gene encoding adenylate isopentenyltransferase 5, chloroplastic-like, whose translation is MNFNKKKVVFVMGATATGKTKLSIDLAIHFSGEAINSDKIQVYKGLDIATNKVTESERQGVPHHLLGFVDPEADYPVEEFCEHALRAIDKIIENGHLPIIVGGSNTYIEALVEDSIINFRANYDCCFIWMDVDPLVLYKYVGIRVDKMVETGLVDEVRDMFDPNADYNRGIRRSIGAPELHEYLKLESNVKNETTNNNKDLLLKKAIQEIKDNTCKLVDKQVQKIKRLRNELGWKIHRIDATYVLEGRMKDAEDAEDAWEEVVLKPGVAIVEDFLNKIKQ
- the LOC102619335 gene encoding UPF0496 protein At4g34320-like — encoded protein: MGGNMSKKTSETSSQFTTELSSYEAACRLDTDLQTFDTSLQARTSHVINTLAAGVEVRALSFDSLKEVTECLLEMNQEVVKVILECKKDIWKSQELFELVEEYFESSLQTLDFCTALEKCLKRARDSQLLILVALQQFEEENDMGAGHRYVRTLEELKNFKAAGDPFSEEFFQIFQSVYKQQISMLEKLQLRKNKLDKKLKYIHSWRKVSSIIFAATFATVLICSVVAAAMAAPPVAAALAAASSIPLGSMGKWIDSLWKNYEHALKGQKEMISSMQVGTYIAIKDLDNIRVLIDRLEIEVEALLQNVDFVIEEEAVKIGVEEIKKKLGVFMKNVEDLGVQADTCSRDIRRARTVVLQRIIKHTNN
- the LOC107178112 gene encoding putative lipid-transfer protein DIR1, encoding MEAYVKLLILAVILGLAIGSVPTGVNGDGLCRMTKDGLTACQPAVAASNPSPPSTACCSALSKADLQCFCVFKNSRVLSFYGIDFHQAMQLPAKCNLGDSFHC